Proteins encoded together in one Cicer arietinum cultivar CDC Frontier isolate Library 1 chromosome 4, Cicar.CDCFrontier_v2.0, whole genome shotgun sequence window:
- the LOC101504371 gene encoding CBL-interacting serine/threonine-protein kinase 4-like → MERRQQSPPPTPPPTPPSRVILGKYQITKFLGRGNFAKVYQARSLQDGSTVAVKVIDKSKTVDASMEPRIVREIDAMRRLQNHPNILKIHEVLATKTKIYLIVDLAGGGELFYKLSRRGKFSESLARRYFQQLVSALCFCHKNGVAHRDLKPQNLLLDADGNLKVSDFGLSALPEQLKNGLLHTACGTPAYTAPEILGRIGYDGSKADAWSCGVILYVLLAGHLPFDDSNIPAMCKRITRRDYQFPEWISKPARYLIYQLLDPNPKTRIRLENVFGNTWFKRSLKEEPEEKVFEFDLYNKYCCDKKLEFGMNAFEIISMSPGLDLSRLFETTSFKREKRFSSREEIVVVEEKVKEIGVKLGFRVEIGKNGAIGLGKGKVTIVVKVFKIVDDLLLIVIKLESGGYEFEDVYWNDWKIGLQDVVLAWDMNESNLGM, encoded by the coding sequence ATGGAACGGCGGCAACAATCACCACCGCCGACGCCGCCTCCAACACCGCCGTCACGTGTTATACTCGGGAAATACCAAATTACGAAGTTCCTTGGACGCGGAAACTTCGCGAAGGTATACCAAGCACGTTCACTACAAGACGGTTCAACCGTCGCCGTAAAAGTGATCGACAAATCCAAAACGGTAGACGCATCAATGGAACCACGAATCGTTCGAGAAATCGACGCCATGCGCCGTCTTCAAAATCATCCAAACATACTCAAAATCCACGAAGTTTTAGCCACGAAAACTAAGATCTACCTCATCGTCGATTTAGCAGGCGGCGGCGAGCTTTTCTACAAACTCTCACGGCGCGGTAAGTTTTCAGAGTCTCTCGCACGTCGTTACTTTCAACAACTCGTCTCCGCTCTTTGTTTCTGCCACAAAAACGGCGTCGCTCACCGTGATCTCAAACCGCAGAATCTCCTTCTCGACGCTGATGGAAACCTAAAAGTCTCCGATTTCGGTCTCTCGGCGTTACCGGAACAGCTTAAAAACGGACTCCTACACACCGCTTGCGGCACGCCAGCGTACACCGCGCCGGAGATTCTCGGCCGGATCGGTTACGACGGATCAAAAGCCGACGCGTGGTCGTGCGGCGTAATCCTCTACGTTCTTCTCGCTGGTCACCTTCCGTTCGACGATTCCAACATTCCGGCTATGTGTAAGAGAATCACGCGGCGCGATTATCAGTTTCCGGAGTGGATTTCAAAACCAGCGCGTTATTTAATCTATCAGTTACTTGACCCGAACCCGAAAACTCGAATTAGGTTAGAAAACGTTTTTGGGAACACGTGGTTTAAAAGATCGTTAAAAGAAGAACCTGAAGAGAAAGTTTTCgaatttgatttatataataAGTATTGTTGCGATAAGAAATTAGAGTTTGGGATGAATGCGTTTGAGATAATATCGATGTCGCCTGGTTTGGATTTGAGTCGTTTATTTGAAACGACGTCGTTTAAGAGGGAGAAGAGGTTTAGTTCTAGGGAGGAAATTGTTGTAGTGGAAGAGAAAGTGAAAGAAATTGGAGtgaaattagggtttagggttgagATTGGGAAAAATGGAGCAATTGGGTTGGGGAAAGGAAAGGTAACTATTGTTGTTAAAGTGTTTAAGATTGTGGATGATTTGTTGTTGATAGTTATTAAATTGGAGAGTGGTGGGTATGAGTTTGAAGATGTTTATTGGAATGATTGGAAAATTGGGCTTCAAGATGTTGTACTTGCTTGGGATATGAATGAATCCAACTTGGGTATGTGA